Part of the Nitrospira sp. genome is shown below.
TCGGAGTGTTGACCGAAGCGTTCTTGTATCCAGCCAACCACGCCGCCAAGGCATCGACGTCTTTCGGCTCCATCAGATCCTTATACTTGTCCGGCATCTTGCCCTTCTCGTACTCCTGCTCGAAACCTTCCGCCTTGTAGCTCTTGGGATCGAGAATCTTTTTGGCAATCTCGGCAGCGGAGAGCAAATTGCCGATATTATCGAGCTCCGGACCACGCTTTTTCCCGCCTTCACCGTTGAGCTTGTGGCAGTTGTAGCACTCCTGAAGCTGCCACTGCTCTTCACCCAGCTTGGCAACGTCCCCACTCGCAGCTCCAGTGGTAGCCGTCGGTGCAGCCTCGCCACCGGCCTTCTGATCGGCCGGCGCCTGAGCGGCACCCAACGCCTGCAGGCGTGCGGTGAGCTCTTTCGCTTTCTCGTCGAGAGCCTTGGCACGCTGCATCAGCACTTCGACCTTGCCGGCCTCGTAGTGCTCACGCTTCGGCTTGAGGATCTTTTCAATCTTGCCCTTCTCGTCTTCAGGATCATACTGCGGCCACATGGAGGCGCCGGCGATATAGACGACAGAGAGAATGGCGTAAAACACGAGCAACGCCCCGACTGCCTTTACTCCACCAAATGGCTTCAGCGTCGGGAAATCAAGAATCATAAAGACAGCGGCGCCGAGCATGGCATACCCGAAAAACAGCGCCTGAAAGACGAACGGAAACCCCAGCGCATTGGTGGCGCCGAACAGGATTCCGCCGACGACGACTCCCACTACCAACTTTTTAATAATATTTCCCATGAATGCCCTCGTTTAGCGCCCTTCCAGTATGGTGACCGCCCTACTTGGCCCCAGCCGGAACCGGGCTCCCCTCGTGCGCATGGCCCTTCGAATCGGACGGACGCAAGGTCACGATAATCGCGAAACTAACCACTGCATAAAAAACAATCGTAATGCCGGTGATCCACCAGGCCGAATACGAGAGAGTCGGCGTGAAGGATTCGGCCGTGAAGTCCGGCAACAGGTTGTAGGTGTGGAAGTACTTCCGCAGAAGCGACCGCACCGCGCCCATGAGGCCCATGGTCCAGATGGCGCTAAACGCCAGGAAGACCAAGACAAATTGAGAGGCGAAGTCGATCTTGCCCCAGACGATCGTCCCCTGCGAGACGGCTCGATTGTAGATCACGTAGTTGACAACCGTCACAAAGACCAACGTGAACGCGGCTGAATTCTTCGCCGGCATCAAGGCGAGGAAGTTCCAGTCCGATGGCAACTCCAACTCAGCCACCAACTTGGCCCCCGTCGGCACAAATCCATGCGGCGTCATCCAGATCGCGTTGCCCACGACCACCATCAAGAATCCGATCTTGATCACCGTGCTGGAGGAGACCGTCAACGGAATAAATCGGCCAAGGACAGCCGGTGCAAGTAACAGCGGCAACAGGAAGGCTAACGACGTCGCGTCCGGCACTGGATAGTCGGTCAACACCTTGGTCATGACAATCGGCAACAACACCATGACGATGGGCGCAACCACGGTCATACGGACCCGCTCCACGCCTTCGATGCGCTTCATACTCAGCCAGATGTAATAATTACTGGCCAGGAAGATCAGACCGATCATCGCCCCCTGCATTTCAAAGAACATCGACAGCTGGTCAGCCATCATGTAGGGACAGATGGACGCGTCGTAGTCACACAATTCATACGCCAGCAAGTAGCCCATGAACGGCAGGAACAACAAGGCGCCGACACCGATCATGTTGCCGACAAAACCCATCCAATCGTAATAGGCCCGATCCTCTTCCTTCTTTGACCCCATGAACATGTACGCGGCAATGAGACCGGCGACGAAACCACCGAACGTCACGTTACCAACGAGACGGTGTAGGTTGAGAGGCATCCAGCTGTAATTGAAGACCTTGTCCCAGAGGGACGC
Proteins encoded:
- a CDS encoding cytochrome ubiquinol oxidase subunit I gives rise to the protein MKIWQRCLLVMFALVAVLGGVAYAQAPSAPPVEFPYTGNRTAVWIVAQLHILFAGFILGAPIFVVISEWLGYRKQDPRYDRLAKEVTKVTVILYSMTALTGGLFIFVLLATYPQFTTWLINHFFLIFAVVYPLLFIGETIVLYMYFYTWDAWKGEKKARHIALGVLLNLIGSITLFVIDAPTSFMNTPVRAEGISPAEFLATASLWDKVFNYSWMPLNLHRLVGNVTFGGFVAGLIAAYMFMGSKKEEDRAYYDWMGFVGNMIGVGALLFLPFMGYLLAYELCDYDASICPYMMADQLSMFFEMQGAMIGLIFLASNYYIWLSMKRIEGVERVRMTVVAPIVMVLLPIVMTKVLTDYPVPDATSLAFLLPLLLAPAVLGRFIPLTVSSSTVIKIGFLMVVVGNAIWMTPHGFVPTGAKLVAELELPSDWNFLALMPAKNSAAFTLVFVTVVNYVIYNRAVSQGTIVWGKIDFASQFVLVFLAFSAIWTMGLMGAVRSLLRKYFHTYNLLPDFTAESFTPTLSYSAWWITGITIVFYAVVSFAIIVTLRPSDSKGHAHEGSPVPAGAK
- a CDS encoding c-type cytochrome, producing MGNIIKKLVVGVVVGGILFGATNALGFPFVFQALFFGYAMLGAAVFMILDFPTLKPFGGVKAVGALLVFYAILSVVYIAGASMWPQYDPEDEKGKIEKILKPKREHYEAGKVEVLMQRAKALDEKAKELTARLQALGAAQAPADQKAGGEAAPTATTGAASGDVAKLGEEQWQLQECYNCHKLNGEGGKKRGPELDNIGNLLSAAEIAKKILDPKSYKAEGFEQEYEKGKMPDKYKDLMEPKDVDALAAWLAGYKNASVNTPKPIKMK